The sequence GCACGGCTCCGGTGACGCCGCCAGAACGTCGTGCGCGCGGGACTGCTGCTGCGTGTTTACATGGAGCGCAACATGCCCGCGCCGTTGCAAAAGCTCCAACCTTCTTCTCACCAACACAGGTCAGCAAAGCTACCAACTAATGGATCTCCTCCTTAATCTGCGTTGCGTTACGTCCATCCATTCTTCCATAAAATTAAGTTAAGTTGCGTCTAACGCGCGTACTTTATGTGTATATGTATGTTCTGGCACCAGTTATAGTGGACGGCAGCGAAGACACGAGAGGCGGTGCCGCTTAATCAACCAAGCGTGCACGCACACGTACGCTGCGACTACTGCAGGTGGAAGCAGCCTAGACCtgatgtgtgtttgtgtgtgtgtgttgctccTTGTGTTCAGTATATATAATTGGATTCCATCGTACGTATGATGGTACGTACCCAAGAGAGTGTGACGACGTCCAATAAATACGTGTTCATCATGTAATAGGCACATATGATGCCATGCTCGTTCCGCATGTATGCGGCCGCACGTTTGTTTTAAGATTTTTGCACTACTCCCTTcgtctcagtttacaagtcctatgcATATATCTaagttgccaattttatcaccctaatataaactgtATAACATAAAAAAATATACCTTttaaaaatagaacatctgaagtttatattggtatattttttgtaatatataactTGAAATTAGGTTAGGCAAATTGACAACCTAGgagtacgcgcacgccctgtaaattGAGAAAGAGGGAGTAGTACTTTATAGTAGTATTATTTAGCTTTAGTTGCTGAATTGGGGTTCATGCATGTAGCTTTTGGGCAGAGTTGCTTGGGGCACCCACCCCAGACCCCACCTCCCATGCTTATTCATTTTTATCTCCTCATTTGTATCTGTTACATCTTTTGAACCGGAAGGTTCAATTAAGTTTTGTTTGCATATTTGTGTTCGTTGCGAAGATACTTCACTTGAGACCAATTTTTGCCAAGCCTTTGCaccacaacattttctttaccggTACCACAAAGCCTATACCCTAGCCTAGCAAACCATTACATTCTCGGAACTGCTGCTCATTTTGTTCTGGTACTGCCGAGCCAAACTCCTTTGAATCATTCTCTATTAGCTTCGACACTTCAGAGTCTAACTTTTCACATGACACTTCCAAATAGTTTTGTTTTACTTCTATATATGGTCATTGTATAAGTTGTGTAGCCGGGAGAAAATTTATCCAGTAGTTTCGAGCAGTGACTTTGGCATTTTCTGCATAAGTATCATTTGAGAATTGTTCTGTCTATTGCTGTAGTACCGAGCAATCCATGTTAACTGGTACTTTCGAGCCAATTACCTTCTCGTGGAAATGAGTTTCCTTTCAATTGTTTGGAACATCCGAGTACCCTATTTTCTCAAGGTTTTCAAAGACTTGCTCCGCCCGTTCAAATTTTGAACGCATTCATTAGTTCCAAAGATTTTCTCCCGGCACTTTCGGGCTAGTTACATTTCCAGTGTAACAATCAGATTTGTGCCTCGCTCCGTATATAGAATTGGATATCCCATCATAGTGGCAAGCAGTTGTAAGTCATTTGACTTATTACACTCCATTCCAACTGCACAAGCTCATGGCTAGACATATTAAGATATCTCCTAGGCAAGAAGACTGGAGAGGTGATGGGTGattccatgaacatttttttgattcCTTGAAGGCCAATAACTCATCCCTTCTTCTTGAACTCCTACACTCGACGCTACTAACTTTTACAACGGTCATATACATTGTGAGAAAGAGATCTTGTGGGTTCTTGAGAAGAGCATTGATTAAAGATCCTTTGAGGAAGTTCTACCAAGTGACTTTGCTTTGGTTGTTACTCTTGGAGGATGTGCGCCTCCTAGATGGTTAATTAGAGTCACTTGAGAGCCTTCATCCATGAGTGAAGGAATAAAGAGTTTGTGAGGGCAATTAGATTGCCTAGTTCAAAAAGATCTACCCCTTAGCGAGGCTTGACAATGGAAGGTTGATAAGCCATGGTGAAATAGGTTGATTGCACTTGGTGCGCGACGCAATTGATAACCTTGTGATCCTAGAACCACTTCAGTTCAAAGCCTCCATCAACATGGAGTAGGATAGAGCCAATTATTTAAACCACTGAAAAACATCTTTGAGTCACTCTATGTATGTATCTCTCAACCCTAAGCTCGTACTTTCTTTCTACTTTTGTCCACTGCATTACTTGTGTTGCTTGCTTTTTAAGTGTTTAGGACCAGTTAGAATTTGTTTAAGACTGTCAAACCCTAGAAGTCAACcatttgtatgtatgtatgtgtgtgttagGTCTATTCAccctaacaccccccccccccccccctctagggcatAACCTCCATTGGATCATATACAACCCACATTACGAAAGAGAATGATCTCTACCTCAACGCTCAAGCTTTGGAAGCTGTGACAATGTTCTCAGCACAATCTCATGTTTTGAGTGTTCTCATCAAGTTTGTTTGGAACGTCAAGGTATCTAGGAATTGTTCACCAAGTAACATGAATTGTTCACCAAGTGAGAGTAGCATTAGTTCCTTCTATAATTCACTAGTTTGTGTCTCTTTTCTGCTTTTATTGAGAGCACTTAAATTGTAAGCTGGTATATGCGGCATTAGTTTTTGATTGTATGGTTGGCTATTAAGGGCACTAGTAATTTAATACTGAGCGAAAGCCTTATATCTAAATAGAAAAAATAACTTTCTAAATTGCAGAGACCTCAAGCATAGACAATTCCTCGAGTATATATGTAGGCACGGAATCGGCCCAAGGGCAAGAAGTGTTGTAATGTTAATATTTAAATGGACTAGATATTCGATTAGCCGAGAATGAAGGTGATTAATGACAAAAAAATCGCTCACCAACCAAATCGGATGAAGCATGGACATGACACATGGGAGTGCACTGAATAGGTGGGAGTTAACCTACACGTACGTGCATTTATGTTGATAAAGACATGGCATGACTAGATTTCTGTACCATGATGCACACTCATCAATCAATCAAATGTACGAACGGTGGATACGCCAGGGATCATCTCCTGTAAATAGGGCCGATCCACGCGGTTCTTGTCTCACCACCATCATCACATATATCGATCCAAGTTTAAGCTGCATGTACGCCATGGAAGGCAAGGGTGGTCTCCGGGCTGTGATCCTCCTCCTGGGCGCAGTCCTCGTCCTAGGGAGCTTGTGCCACTGGCCCAAGCAGATCAGACGGCCACCGCCACCGGAGCTGCGGACGCCAAGCAGATCAAACTTGACTCTATACTTTTATGTGTCGCCGGGTTTTGTAAATTGAACCACTCTTGTCAGTTTCTTGCTGACATCCAATTTGACCAGAGCTCTAATAAACTCCCCCACAAAGCCATTAGGGAGAGTTACTTGCACTTCTTGAACCTCACCTATGCGACTCGCAAGGTTTTGCAGGAAGCTCTTACTGTTGAGAACCCCATCCGGGAGCCTATGGATCTGAGTCCAAGGCTCTAGCCTATCAAGCTTGACTTTTTCCGGCTTAGAAAAGCCATCATATTTAGCCATTATCAAGGCGTGGCCTTTGAAATCCCAAGGTCCCTTATGCATGGCTTTATTCCAGTCACCTAGACAATTGAATTGGATCTAAAAAAGATTCAGGTTTTTTCTTCTCCACACCACCGGCTGTGCCGGGTTCCAAGCAGCCTTCATGTCATCAATAAGAGCACTCTGACTAAAGGATTTGTTTGTCAAGAGGCGGCACAAAGCCAGCCACTTGGGCCTTACCTCTGCTGCATCAATCTCACCATCCCACGCTAGATTGCCAAGTTCGTCATCCTGAAGAGTTAGGCGGTCCAGCATGTCTCCCGCGCCGTCTACTCCCGCTTCACGAGAACCACTTCCATCAATAGGACTCGCCATGGACGAGATCCGGAATATGACTATTCTGCCCAAAACCCTAGATCGTCCTCGTCCAACCAAGGCCGGGAAGGCAGGCAAGCTACCCCCTGGATCAGCCCGAGAAGAGACAGAGGCCAATAGTGGATTCGGGGCAGAGAAGAATGATAACTCACGGGAAGATCGCCGGAGGACTGGagaaccctaagccgccgccgcagGGGAACAGGTAGAGGCAAAACATAGGAGAGACGAGAGAGTAGAGCAGAGAGGGGTTTTTCGtagaaaaaaatatttttctaAATTGTAGATACCTCAAGCATGGACAGTTCCTCGAGTATGTAGGCACGGAATCGGCCCAAGGGCAAGAAGTGTTGTAGTGTTAATATTGAAACGGGCCAAGATATTCAATTAGATGACAATGAAGGTGATTAACGACAAAAAAATCGGTCACCAACCAAATCGGATGAAGCATGGACATGACACATGGGAGTGCACTGAGTAGGTGTGAGATAACCTACACGTACGTACATTTATGTTGATGAAGACATGGCATGACTAGATCTGTGTACCATGGATGCACACTCATCAATCAATCAGATGTACGAATGGTGGATACGCCAACGATCATCTCCTATAAATAGGACCGGTCCACGCGATTCTTGTTTCACCACCAATCCACCATCACCACACATATCGATCCGTACGCCATGGAAGCAGGCAAGGGTAGTCTCCGGGCTGTGATCCTCCTCCTGGGCGCGGTCCTCGTCGTAGGGAGCTTGGTGCCGCTGGCCGAGGCAGATCCGACGGCCGCCGCCACCGGAGCTGCGGACGCCAAGTTCTGCTGCAAGGACAAGATAGGGAGCCACTGCTACGCCGCCTGCACTACGCAGTACGGCCCCACCCCGTTCTGCGCGGAGATGTGCTGCTGTGTGCAGCTTACGAGCGGCAGATGCCCGAGGCAATGCCCCACCCCGGCCGACCCCAGACTTTTTCTTGCCAACAGCTCCACCTTCGACCTTCTCACAACCAACGGTAAGCAAGCCACCACCAATCGAGCTCCGTGCATGTTAATTCTCGTTACGTTCGTCCATGATTTGAAGTTACAAGTAATATATCAACTctcttgttttttttttctttttgccagCCGTTGAGGTTGAGAGCTGCACGCTGAGGTGCTCCTCCATCGTCTGTGACAGCATGCGCAACGGTAAACAAATATTATCTCTGTCCTAAATTAATTGTCTTACATTTGTTAAGATACATCGTGCCGGAAAGAGTAGATAGCTAGATAAAAGCTTCATTGTAATTGAATTGCGTCTAACGCGTCGTACTGTATTTATGTTGTAGCACCAGTTATCGATGTCGGCAGCGTGGGGACGAAAGCCGTCGTGGAGCGCTGCGGCGATGCATGCGGCCGCTTCTGTGCCGGGGCCGGCGGCGTTGCATCCCTTGATGCTTAATACTACTACTATCAATCAAGCATGCATATCATGCACGTACGCGCTCATGCGTGTGTCCGGATGCATGTGCTAGCTGCGACTACGTACTGAGCAGCCCAGAGACGATGCATCTCTGTGTTTGCTCTTTGTTTTCATCATCAGTACAATAATTGGATTTCATCATGGCGTGATGTGTTCATGCGCATGTACGTGTCGAACGAGCTAGTATGATGTATCGTCCTAGCTTGCCAATGGAATAAAAAGTTTGCCGGTTTGTCAACTTTCTTCTGAATTAGTATTGTTTTCTTAGTTCTATGCTTTTTTGCCGGTTTGTCAACTTTCTTGTTTCTTTTCATTTGTTTGATTCTATTCTATTGTTCATTTTTCTTCTTTGCTCGAAGCTTTCTTTGCTCAATACTTTCCTTTCACGTTTAAACCGACCATGATTTGAATATTATTActtttcatgaatatttttaaaaattcatgaattcAATTTTCGAGCATTTTTAAAAAACTGTCAACAATTATTGAACATTTATTCAGTTTGGAAAATTATAATAATtcgtgaatatttttgaatttattaCTTTTGAAATCTTTCAAAAACAGGTAGTCATATTTTTTGAGCAGGAGCTGCTGGTCTTTTTCTAATGATTTCCGTTCAGACGCAAAAAAGAGAGCAATGGGGGACAGGGGCGAACACTATTCTTGGCCTGGCCCAAGCGCAGCTACGTGTGCGTTATAGGACCTCAAAAAAGTTGCTGGCATCGTCCACCCGGCCGCTGCTGCCTTCTCCACCAAAAAAAAAGATGCTGGTGGCCGGCGCCCACCACAGCATTGCGCTTCGCCGCGCCTGCAAGGTGAACGCCCGACAACAGTCAGCTTGATCCAGCAAGAATTCATAGCGTCCGCCCAAATAATGCTTGGATCTGGGGCGAGGCGCGTCGCCTCTGCCTCGCGGAGGCAGTGCACTCCGTTAGGCGTCCAAGCGTCGTCGAGGCGCAACCCCTACGTTGTAGCGCTGCTAACGAGGCCTTACGTGGCCTGTCCACGTCGGAGGTTAATATGGTGCGGCATACCCACCGTGTGAGGCAGAGGGGGCGGGAGGCAAGGCAGTCCTTGCAGCGGACGTCGGCGAGGCAAAGTCTCACTCTCTTGCACCGATATGGGTGGCCGGCAACCTCGGGGGCCGCAACCGCGTCGGCCTCCGACCATGACGAATCCATCATCGACCTCACTTTGATCGGTGATGTGATGGC comes from Triticum aestivum cultivar Chinese Spring chromosome 5B, IWGSC CS RefSeq v2.1, whole genome shotgun sequence and encodes:
- the LOC123117357 gene encoding alpha-hordothionin isoform X1 encodes the protein MEAGKGSLRAVILLLGAVLVVGSLVPLAEADPTAAATGAADAKFCCKDKIGSHCYAACTTQYGPTPFCAEMCCCVQLTSGRCPRQCPTPADPRLFLANSSTFDLLTTNAVEVESCTLRCSSIVCDSMRNAPVIDVGSVGTKAVVERCGDACGRFCAGAGGVASLDA
- the LOC123117357 gene encoding alpha-hordothionin isoform X2, with amino-acid sequence MEAGKGSLRAVILLLGAVLVVGSLVPLAEADPTAAATGAADAKFCCKDKIGSHCYAACTTQYGPTPFCAEMCCCVQLTSGRCPRQCPTPADPRLFLANSSTFDLLTTNAVEVESCTLRCSSIVCDSMRNVIDVGSVGTKAVVERCGDACGRFCAGAGGVASLDA